In the Angustibacter sp. Root456 genome, GGCGTCGCGCGCCTCGAGTCCGAGCTGAGCGAGCTGCAGGTGCCGGTCTCCGTCGTCACGGCCGCGATGGACAGCCACCTCAACGAGCTCGGCTACATCGTGCCCGGCCTGGGCGACGCAGGTGACCGGCTCTACGGCGTCGTCTGACCCGGCGTGGTGACGCTGCGTCGCCACGCCGGGCGGCGCGCCTCACCCGTTCGGCGCACTCGGTACGCCAGGATGATCCGGACCGTGCCGTGCTGTGGCGATCCGCGCCCTGCAGCAGGCGTCGAGCTGACCGGAGGTGATGAGCGTGGGCAGGCTGCGCAAGCCGCTGCTGTGGATCGTCATCGCCTTCTTCGTCTACGCCGTCTTCAAGTCGCCTGACCAGGCCGCGAGCATCGTGAAGGGCGGCTGGGCCGGCCTCGGCGACGGCGCGCGTGCCGTCGGGCACTTCTTCGACGCGCTGCTCGCCGGCTAGCGCAGGACTCGCCGTGCAGCCGGTCGAACCGGACGACGGTCGCCTGAGCGCGGTCTCACCGGCCGGCCTGCGCCAAGTCGAGCGCTACCTGCTGCCCTCGGAGCGCGCGGTGATCGCGACCCGCAGGCACTGGGCGATGATCGCCGAGCCGGTGGCGTCGTCCGTGCTGGCGGTGCTGCTCGCGGGCTGGGGCGTCGTCCAGGTAGGGGACGCGTTCCCGTTCCTGGTCAACGTCATCACGCTCGCCGCGGTCGCCGTCCTGCTGCGCATGCTCTGGCGGCTCTACGAGTACCGCCGCGACTGGTTCGTGGTGACCGACGAGCGGCTGCTGCTCACCTACGGCATCATCACGCGGCGCGTCGCGATCATGCCGCTCACCAAGGTCACCGACATGTCGTACAACGTCTCGGTGCTCGGCCGGCTGCTGGGCTACGGCGAGTTCGTGTTCGAGTCCGCGGGGCAGGAGCAGGCGCTGCACTCGGTGAGCTTCCTGGGCCGCTCGCAGTTCCTCTTCGCCGTGCTGTCCGAGGAGCTCTTCGGCCCGCGCGGCATCGTGTCGAGCCGGCGGTTCCGCCCCCGCTTCGACGACTGACCCGCCTCTGCGCCCCTGCCCGTCAGTCGGTGGGTGGCTCCGGACGACGGCCCCGGGCCTCGCGGTCAGCGGCGTCCAGGGCCTCGGCCTGCTCGGGCGTGGGCGCGGCGCCGCCCAGGTGCGCGGGGTGCCACCAGGCGTCCTCGCCCGGTTGCGGCTGCTCGGGCGTGCGGCGCTGCAGGTCGTCGAGCAGCTCCTGCAGGCGTGTGCGCAGCGTGCGGGTCAGCTCGTCGCCGTCAGCGCCCTTGGGGGCCGC is a window encoding:
- a CDS encoding PH domain-containing protein; protein product: MQPVEPDDGRLSAVSPAGLRQVERYLLPSERAVIATRRHWAMIAEPVASSVLAVLLAGWGVVQVGDAFPFLVNVITLAAVAVLLRMLWRLYEYRRDWFVVTDERLLLTYGIITRRVAIMPLTKVTDMSYNVSVLGRLLGYGEFVFESAGQEQALHSVSFLGRSQFLFAVLSEELFGPRGIVSSRRFRPRFDD